Proteins co-encoded in one Deltaproteobacteria bacterium genomic window:
- a CDS encoding aromatic-ring-hydroxylating dioxygenase subunit beta codes for MDSELRHQVEDFYYLEAELLDDRKLREWFALLTEDIRYWMPIRHNTLERPSDVTQELSAPGEGYYFDDDIKALKIRVERAYSKIAWAEVPPSRTRHLITNVRIKKDDGKELEVHSNFMCYRTRMESDKDMFVGTRQDLLRRAGGSFKIARRTIILDQAVLDAKNISVFL; via the coding sequence ATGGATAGCGAGCTGCGCCACCAGGTCGAAGACTTTTATTATCTCGAAGCCGAGCTGCTTGACGATCGCAAGTTGCGCGAGTGGTTCGCGCTGCTCACCGAAGACATCCGCTACTGGATGCCGATCCGCCACAACACGCTGGAACGGCCGAGCGATGTCACACAAGAATTATCTGCGCCAGGAGAGGGTTACTATTTCGACGACGACATCAAAGCTCTCAAAATCCGCGTCGAGCGCGCCTACTCAAAAATCGCCTGGGCCGAAGTGCCGCCGTCGCGTACGCGCCATTTGATCACCAACGTACGGATTAAAAAAGACGACGGCAAAGAGCTCGAAGTCCACTCCAACTTCATGTGCTACCGCACGCGCATGGAAAGCGACAAAGATATGTTCGTCGGCACGCGGCAGGACCTCCTGCGGCGCGCGGGCGGCAGCTTCAAAATCGCCCGCCGCACGATCATTCTCGATCAGGCGGTCTTAGACGCGAAGAACATCAGCGTTTTCTTATAA
- a CDS encoding Rieske 2Fe-2S domain-containing protein — translation MDIKSLVDPEAGLLDRRIFADREIYDLEREKVFTRCWLYLGHECEIPNPGDFVTRYMGEEPVILCRDLNGQLRALLNLCRHRGNRVCRADRGNTKVFTCSYHGWAYTTDGKLAIVPMLESFRNLERDKFGLIPVAQIDSYKGLIFATFDADAPPLREYLGNMTWYLDILLDRREGGTEVSGPHRWVLDANWKTAAENFGGDGYHIGSTHGSARELGIDTTTSQTRQWNKGCQIAAGNGHILVSWLTPPDGGPWFAQPDDQLVDYMKEHASEIESRLGEVRAKKISPSAGTVFPNLSVHWLTRTIRVWQPRGPNKMEIWSWAIVDKAAPPKIKDVMRFVSQYRFSPSGVFEQDDMDNWIQVTGAARSLIGQRYPANYQMSGNEPPVEIDLPGKTMSRFSDNNQLSLYMHWAKVLQAKSWNEIMDGRHG, via the coding sequence ATGGACATCAAATCTCTCGTCGATCCAGAAGCAGGCTTGCTCGATCGGCGCATATTTGCCGATCGCGAGATTTACGACCTCGAGCGCGAGAAAGTTTTCACGCGCTGCTGGCTCTATCTCGGCCACGAGTGCGAGATTCCTAACCCCGGCGATTTCGTCACGCGCTACATGGGCGAGGAGCCGGTGATTCTGTGCCGCGATTTGAACGGCCAACTGCGCGCGCTGCTCAATCTCTGCCGCCACCGCGGCAACCGCGTCTGCCGCGCTGACCGGGGCAACACGAAAGTCTTCACTTGCTCCTATCATGGCTGGGCCTACACCACCGACGGCAAGCTTGCCATCGTGCCGATGCTCGAGTCGTTCCGCAATCTTGAGCGGGACAAGTTCGGTCTAATTCCTGTCGCGCAGATCGACAGCTATAAAGGACTGATCTTCGCAACCTTCGATGCCGACGCGCCGCCGCTGCGCGAATATTTGGGCAACATGACTTGGTATCTCGATATCCTGCTCGACCGGCGTGAAGGCGGCACGGAAGTGAGCGGGCCGCACCGCTGGGTGCTCGACGCCAATTGGAAAACCGCAGCGGAAAACTTCGGCGGCGATGGCTATCACATCGGCTCGACGCACGGTTCAGCGCGCGAGCTGGGCATCGACACGACGACGTCGCAGACACGCCAATGGAACAAGGGCTGCCAGATCGCCGCCGGCAACGGCCATATTCTCGTGTCGTGGTTAACGCCGCCCGACGGCGGGCCGTGGTTTGCGCAGCCGGACGATCAGCTGGTCGACTACATGAAAGAGCACGCGAGTGAGATCGAAAGCCGGCTTGGCGAAGTGCGCGCGAAAAAAATCTCGCCGTCGGCGGGAACGGTGTTTCCCAATCTCTCGGTGCACTGGCTGACGCGCACGATTCGCGTCTGGCAGCCGCGCGGTCCAAACAAAATGGAAATCTGGAGTTGGGCCATCGTCGACAAAGCGGCGCCGCCCAAAATCAAAGACGTCATGCGGTTTGTCTCGCAATATCGTTTCAGCCCGAGCGGCGTGTTCGAACAGGACGATATGGACAATTGGATTCAGGTGACCGGCGCGGCGCGAAGTCTGATTGGCCAGCGCTATCCGGCGAATTATCAGATGAGCGGCAACGAGCCGCCGGTGGAGATCGATCTACCGGGTAAAACCATGAGCCGGTTTAGCGACAACAATCAACTCAGTTTGTACATGCACTGGGCCAAAGTGCTGCAAGCAAAAAGCTGGAACGAGATCATGGACGGGCGCCATGGATAG
- a CDS encoding extracellular solute-binding protein → MHLLLSSTRLGFVSALFIFMACPSGSSAGQAPVSSQATWEKLVQAAEKEGEVRVYATNSVGNLPIIWQTFQKRFPKIKLTPVTPGRGNEVILLLSSERRAGKYLADVLLANPRAVYRDFHGKAKVLAPLPPILVHPEVRASHWWQGKHWYNDEEGAHVFIYESSIFGPNLYYNTKLVDPKEIKSTWDVLQPKWKGKMLAFDIVGSGQTGSTALTLLYHNPDVGPKFLERLYGEMDTTLFRNLQQGTDWLAAGKFSFCLLCRDVQRAAEQGLPVAELDPYQLKEKVGIGAGSGALGMLKDAPHPNAAAVFINWYLSREGQIAYKQANMDEDDRASLREDLPAELVAPAARRRKGVEYIFINRPEWVDFQPISDLIRKATGK, encoded by the coding sequence ATGCATTTGCTTCTGTCATCAACGCGTTTGGGCTTCGTCTCGGCGCTGTTCATCTTCATGGCGTGCCCTTCGGGGAGTTCGGCTGGGCAAGCCCCCGTTTCATCTCAGGCAACCTGGGAAAAACTGGTTCAGGCGGCTGAGAAGGAGGGCGAGGTCCGGGTCTACGCGACCAACTCGGTCGGCAACTTGCCGATCATCTGGCAGACGTTTCAAAAGCGCTTTCCGAAGATCAAGCTCACGCCGGTGACGCCGGGGCGCGGCAATGAGGTTATTCTCCTGCTCTCTTCGGAGCGCCGCGCCGGGAAATATCTCGCCGATGTGTTGCTCGCCAACCCGCGCGCCGTGTACCGCGATTTTCACGGCAAAGCGAAAGTGCTGGCGCCGCTGCCGCCGATTCTTGTCCATCCCGAAGTGCGCGCCAGCCACTGGTGGCAAGGCAAACACTGGTACAACGACGAAGAAGGCGCCCACGTGTTTATTTACGAGAGCAGCATCTTCGGGCCGAATCTGTACTACAACACCAAGCTTGTGGATCCCAAAGAGATCAAGTCGACCTGGGATGTTTTGCAGCCGAAGTGGAAAGGCAAGATGCTCGCCTTCGACATCGTCGGCTCGGGACAGACCGGCTCCACGGCGCTGACCTTGCTCTACCACAATCCAGACGTGGGGCCGAAGTTTCTTGAACGGCTCTACGGCGAGATGGACACCACCCTGTTTCGTAATCTGCAGCAGGGCACCGATTGGCTCGCCGCCGGTAAGTTTTCCTTTTGTCTATTGTGCCGCGACGTGCAGCGCGCCGCTGAACAGGGTTTGCCCGTGGCCGAGCTCGATCCTTACCAGCTCAAAGAAAAGGTCGGCATCGGCGCCGGCAGCGGCGCGCTCGGCATGCTCAAAGACGCGCCCCATCCCAACGCGGCGGCGGTGTTCATCAACTGGTACCTGTCGCGCGAAGGCCAGATCGCCTACAAGCAGGCCAACATGGACGAGGACGATCGCGCCTCGCTGCGCGAGGACCTGCCGGCGGAACTAGTCGCGCCGGCGGCGCGCCGCCGCAAGGGCGTCGAATATATTTTTATCAATCGCCCCGAATGGGTCGATTTCCAACCGATCAGCGACTTGATCAGAAAAGCGACCGGAAAATAG